In one window of Helianthus annuus cultivar XRQ/B chromosome 17, HanXRQr2.0-SUNRISE, whole genome shotgun sequence DNA:
- the LOC110921370 gene encoding auxin-responsive protein SAUR20 produces MAIRMPRIIQARQILKRSLSNGGSTLASMDIPKGYFAVYVGEQEKKRFVVPVSILSEPRFQELLHQSEQEFGYNHPMGGITIPCSEDLFTDLTSRFGVF; encoded by the coding sequence ATGGCCATCCGTATGCCTCGTATCATTCAAGCAAGACAAATTCTCAAACGATCCCTCTCTAATGGTGGCAGCACTCTCGCATCTATGGATATCCCCAAAGGCTATTTTGCCGTTTATGTTGGGGAACAAGAGAAGAAGCGGTTTGTAGTCCCCGTATCAATATTAAGCGAGCCTAGATTTCAAGAGTTACTGCATCAGTCAGAGCAAGAGTTTGGATACAACCATCCCATGGGCGGGATCACCATACCATGTAGTGAAGACTTATTCACCGATCTCACTTCTCGTTTTGGAGTATTTTGA
- the LOC110925724 gene encoding auxin-responsive protein SAUR20 — protein sequence MAIRMPRIIQARQILKRSLSNGGSTLASMDIPKGYFAVYVGEQEKKRFVVPVSILSQPRFQELLHQSEQEFGYNHPMGGITIPCSEDLFTDLTSRFGVF from the coding sequence ATGGCCATCCGTATGCCTCGTATCATTCAAGCAAGACAAATTCTCAAACGATCCCTCTCTAATGGTGGCAGCACTCTCGCATCTATGGATATCCCCAAAGGCTATTTTGCCGTTTATGTTGGGGAACAAGAGAAGAAGCGGTTTGTAGTCCCCGTATCAATATTAAGCCAGCCTAGATTTCAAGAGTTACTGCATCAGTCAGAGCAAGAGTTTGGATACAACCATCCCATGGGCGGGATCACCATACCATGTAGTGAAGACTTATTCACCGATCTCACTTCTCGTTTTGGAGTATTTTGA